From the Chloroflexus aurantiacus J-10-fl genome, one window contains:
- a CDS encoding alpha/beta fold hydrolase codes for MPVIQAGDIEVHYLDVGEGEPIIFVHGNWASCGWWLRVLERLPAGYRGLAPDLRGRGATQGPDHDYRMPALAADLWRFADALGIQRCHLVGHSLGAAVVLQAALDQPDRVATIAVLAPPWVDGMPDEVYQPDRQQLLKDNPDFFAQAIRAMAPTAPDDELWRELVTIGHSQRLSAANGAINALREWKPGDRLRTIGAPALVMGGELDPLVTPETVKRAAEALGVEPQIIAGVGHSANLEAPDRFLALLLPHLATARAS; via the coding sequence ATGCCAGTTATCCAGGCCGGAGATATTGAGGTTCACTACCTTGACGTTGGTGAAGGCGAGCCGATTATCTTCGTGCACGGCAATTGGGCCAGTTGCGGCTGGTGGCTACGGGTGCTCGAACGTCTCCCTGCCGGGTATCGTGGGCTGGCTCCCGATCTACGTGGTCGAGGCGCCACGCAGGGGCCAGACCACGACTACCGGATGCCCGCACTGGCCGCCGATCTGTGGCGTTTCGCCGATGCCCTCGGCATCCAACGCTGCCATCTGGTTGGACATTCGTTGGGGGCGGCGGTGGTCTTGCAGGCCGCACTCGATCAACCTGATCGGGTAGCAACGATTGCCGTGCTGGCACCGCCATGGGTTGATGGCATGCCCGACGAGGTCTATCAACCAGATCGGCAACAACTCTTGAAAGATAACCCTGATTTCTTTGCCCAGGCCATCAGGGCGATGGCACCAACCGCGCCAGATGACGAACTTTGGCGCGAACTGGTGACTATCGGTCACTCGCAGCGGCTGAGTGCTGCCAACGGGGCAATCAATGCACTGCGTGAATGGAAACCCGGTGATCGTCTGCGCACGATTGGCGCCCCGGCACTGGTGATGGGTGGCGAACTCGATCCGTTGGTGACCCCGGAGACGGTGAAGCGGGCAGCCGAGGCCCTGGGGGTCGAGCCACAGATTATTGCCGGGGTCGGTCACTCGGCCAATCTCGAAGCACCGGATCGATTCCTGGCGCTGTTGTTGCCCCATCTGGCAACAGCACGCGCTTCCTGA
- a CDS encoding MaoC family dehydratase, translated as MHALTAGTRYQRQHTISQEDINRFAAISGDTNPIHTDPAVAAATRFGRTIAHGMLLYGYIRATLRNLAPSAVQQQQTLSFTNPVFAGDTVHVTVEVTGKDDNTINCTVNVTRADGKVACSGETRLIVGHE; from the coding sequence ATGCATGCACTGACAGCAGGTACCCGTTATCAACGGCAACATACGATCAGCCAGGAAGACATCAACCGCTTTGCGGCGATTAGCGGCGATACGAACCCGATTCACACCGATCCGGCAGTCGCAGCGGCAACGCGCTTTGGGCGCACCATCGCTCACGGTATGCTGCTCTACGGTTACATCCGTGCCACACTGCGCAACCTGGCTCCATCAGCGGTACAGCAACAACAGACCCTCAGCTTTACCAATCCGGTCTTTGCCGGTGATACGGTTCATGTCACCGTGGAAGTGACCGGTAAGGACGATAACACGATCAATTGCACGGTCAACGTCACCCGTGCTGACGGTAAGGTCGCCTGTAGTGGTGAGACAAGATTGATTGTTGGGCATGAGTAA
- a CDS encoding enoyl-CoA hydratase/isomerase family protein gives MSNLVTILTNGPVVTLTLNRPMQHNGLTPELLTELEAHIIAARQHHGLRAIVLQASGTYFSCGTDLVALVRQTDRLAYADHGLRLLHQVMLTLIDLPVPFIVAVQGPVNGSALGLVVVADIVLVTPNAHFTAYATTLGLSPEGGWTTLLPRLIGQRRAGEVLLLERPITAEEAVAWGLANRLVAPGHLFDEAQALAYQIATQMPGSVACTRRLLWAEREQIAAALNREREVYCERIQSIEADLGLKAFLDRQRTTMTTEETV, from the coding sequence ATGAGTAATCTGGTAACCATTCTAACAAACGGCCCGGTTGTAACTCTCACCCTTAACCGGCCGATGCAGCACAACGGCCTGACGCCAGAGCTGTTAACCGAGCTGGAAGCGCACATTATTGCAGCACGTCAGCATCATGGACTACGGGCTATCGTCTTGCAAGCCAGTGGCACCTATTTTTCGTGCGGGACTGACCTGGTAGCCCTGGTCCGGCAAACCGACCGGCTCGCTTACGCCGATCATGGGTTGCGCCTGTTGCATCAGGTGATGTTGACGCTGATAGATCTGCCGGTGCCGTTCATTGTCGCTGTGCAGGGACCGGTGAACGGAAGCGCGCTGGGGCTGGTTGTGGTGGCTGACATCGTCCTGGTGACACCCAATGCCCATTTCACGGCCTACGCGACAACCCTCGGTCTGTCGCCGGAAGGAGGGTGGACGACGCTCTTGCCACGACTGATCGGCCAACGACGTGCCGGCGAAGTGTTACTTCTCGAACGGCCGATCACGGCCGAGGAGGCAGTGGCCTGGGGATTAGCAAACCGCCTGGTCGCGCCCGGCCATCTTTTTGACGAAGCCCAGGCCCTGGCCTACCAGATTGCAACGCAGATGCCGGGTAGTGTCGCCTGCACACGCCGGTTGCTCTGGGCGGAACGGGAACAGATCGCTGCCGCCCTCAATCGTGAACGAGAAGTGTATTGCGAGCGTATTCAGTCGATTGAGGCTGATCTTGGCTTGAAAGCCTTTCTCGACCGGCAACGCACAACAATGACCACGGAGGAAACGGTATGA